A portion of the Enterobacter sp. SA187 genome contains these proteins:
- a CDS encoding ArsR/SmtB family transcription factor — MIANHPEREQIRLENVLFALGNPLRLDIVKTLADEGEQACGALRRDVAKSTMTHHWRVLRDSGVIWQRPQGRENLISLRREDLDARFPGLMDILLNVMHTE; from the coding sequence ATGATCGCCAATCACCCTGAACGTGAACAAATCCGCCTTGAAAATGTGCTTTTCGCGCTGGGCAATCCCCTGCGGCTGGACATTGTGAAAACCCTGGCTGATGAGGGCGAACAGGCGTGCGGCGCGCTGCGCAGGGATGTGGCCAAGTCCACCATGACTCACCACTGGCGCGTACTGCGCGACAGCGGCGTGATCTGGCAGCGCCCGCAGGGGCGGGAGAATTTAATTTCCCTGCGCCGCGAGGATCTGGATGCGCGCTTTCCCGGCCTGATGGATATTTTGCTGAACGTGATGCATACGGAATAA
- a CDS encoding YcjF family protein encodes MENIDNILKEAINKATTERGKISILIAGRSGVGKSTLINSVFQQKMAETGQGRPVTQNTREITKEGVPLTIFDTRGLEMSQFQETQSDLEKLIKERASDRDTNRHIHVAWLCIQEDGRRVEQAEVDLHNMLSQHMPVIAVITKARSDNGFKNEVQSLLPEVKNVIRVRAIEEEMDDGHIIKAMGLESLIELTSEVIPEGKRRALAAAQRANINYRKTQAHKIVAGAATAAAAAGASPIPFSDAAILAPIQIGMIAGITSVFGLELSKGTLSTLVASAIGVGGATFLGRTVVVNILKCFPGFGTIAGGAISAATASAITIALGEAYIAVLVEIFSKDPDAEPSASEIGEKLKDKMIKAGA; translated from the coding sequence ATGGAAAACATTGATAATATTTTGAAAGAGGCCATCAATAAAGCTACCACTGAAAGAGGGAAAATTTCTATACTCATTGCTGGTCGATCAGGGGTGGGGAAAAGCACGCTAATAAACTCTGTTTTTCAGCAAAAAATGGCAGAAACAGGACAGGGACGACCAGTTACCCAAAATACAAGAGAAATAACAAAAGAGGGTGTTCCACTTACAATTTTTGATACCAGGGGGCTGGAAATGTCGCAGTTCCAGGAAACACAATCTGATCTTGAAAAGCTGATTAAAGAGCGAGCCTCAGACAGAGATACAAACCGGCATATTCATGTTGCATGGCTATGCATACAAGAAGATGGACGTCGCGTTGAGCAGGCTGAAGTCGATTTGCATAATATGCTGTCCCAACATATGCCAGTTATTGCAGTGATTACGAAAGCAAGAAGTGATAATGGGTTCAAAAATGAAGTGCAGAGCTTACTTCCGGAAGTGAAAAACGTTATCCGTGTCAGAGCTATTGAGGAAGAGATGGATGATGGGCATATCATCAAGGCTATGGGGCTAGAAAGCCTGATAGAACTGACCTCAGAGGTTATTCCTGAGGGAAAGCGAAGGGCTCTGGCGGCGGCACAAAGAGCCAACATCAATTACAGGAAAACTCAGGCACATAAAATAGTAGCTGGTGCTGCTACGGCAGCCGCTGCTGCAGGCGCAAGCCCAATACCGTTTTCAGATGCTGCCATTCTTGCCCCTATTCAGATTGGCATGATAGCGGGCATTACATCCGTCTTCGGTCTGGAGCTATCGAAAGGAACACTTAGCACTCTGGTTGCTTCTGCAATAGGTGTAGGCGGAGCAACGTTTTTAGGACGTACTGTTGTGGTTAACATTTTAAAATGCTTTCCAGGGTTTGGAACCATTGCTGGTGGCGCAATCTCTGCAGCCACTGCCAGCGCAATAACTATTGCACTGGGAGAAGCCTACATTGCTGTACTCGTTGAGATTTTTTCAAAGGATCCAGATGCTGAACCTTCAGCCAGTGAAATTGGAGAAAAGCTCAAAGATAAGATGATAAAAGCCGGAGCATAA
- the fusA gene encoding elongation factor G, which produces MPRPIPLERYRNIGISAHIDAGKTTTTERILFYTGVSHKLGEVHDGAAITDWMAQEQERGITITSAAVSCFWPGMDHSFEPHRINIIDTPGHVDFTIEVERSMRVLDGAVMVYDSVGGVQPQSETVWRQANKYHVPRLAFVNKMDRPGADFFRVVQMMIDRLKANPVPIVIPIGSEEHFSGVVDLIKMRAIVWDDATQGMTFSYAPVPDDLLATAQQWREKMVSAAAEATETLMDRYLESGDLSEAEIIVGLRARTVAGEIQPMLCGSAFKNKGVQRMLDAVVELMPSPLDIPAIKGVDEKGDTIERHADDNEPFSALAFKLMTDPYVGQLTFIRVYSGVLKKGDAVYNPVKGKKERIGRIVQMQANDRLEVDELRAGDIAACVGLKDVTTGDTLTDPAAVITLERMEFPDPVISLAIEPKTKADQEKMGIALQRLASEDPSFRLHTDEESGQTIISGMGELHLEIIVDRMKREFGVEANIGRPQVTYRETLRKTVKEVEGKFVRQSGGKGQYGHVVLTLEPQEAGKGFVFEDATKGGVVPREYIPSVEKGIREALNNGVLAGYPVVDVKVTLTFGSYHDVDSSEMAFRMAAIFGFKEGAKRADPAILEPMMHVEVETPEEYAGNIMGDLSSRRGLVQGMEERFGSQIIRADVPLAEMFGYATTLRSMSQGRATYSMEFHHYAEAPRNVAEAIIASRAK; this is translated from the coding sequence ATGCCCCGACCCATCCCCCTTGAACGCTATCGTAATATTGGTATTTCTGCCCATATCGATGCGGGGAAAACCACCACTACCGAACGTATCCTGTTTTACACCGGCGTGAGCCACAAACTGGGTGAGGTTCACGATGGCGCTGCAATTACGGACTGGATGGCGCAGGAGCAGGAGCGCGGGATCACCATTACCTCAGCGGCCGTCAGCTGTTTCTGGCCCGGCATGGATCACAGCTTTGAACCGCACCGCATCAATATTATCGACACCCCGGGGCACGTTGATTTCACGATAGAAGTGGAGCGATCCATGCGCGTGCTCGACGGTGCGGTTATGGTCTATGACTCGGTGGGCGGCGTACAGCCGCAATCGGAAACCGTCTGGCGGCAGGCCAACAAATACCATGTGCCGCGTCTTGCCTTTGTGAACAAAATGGATCGCCCCGGCGCAGATTTCTTCCGCGTGGTGCAGATGATGATCGACCGCCTGAAAGCGAATCCGGTGCCGATTGTCATCCCCATCGGCAGCGAAGAGCACTTCAGCGGCGTGGTCGATTTGATCAAAATGCGCGCCATTGTATGGGACGACGCTACCCAGGGCATGACCTTCAGCTATGCGCCGGTACCGGACGATTTACTGGCAACCGCGCAGCAGTGGCGGGAAAAAATGGTCTCGGCGGCGGCAGAAGCCACCGAAACCCTGATGGATCGCTATCTGGAAAGCGGCGATCTCAGCGAAGCGGAGATCATCGTCGGGTTGCGCGCCCGCACCGTCGCAGGTGAGATCCAGCCGATGCTCTGCGGCAGCGCCTTTAAAAACAAAGGCGTACAGCGCATGCTTGATGCGGTGGTTGAACTGATGCCATCGCCGCTGGATATTCCCGCCATCAAAGGCGTGGATGAGAAGGGCGACACCATCGAACGTCATGCGGACGACAATGAACCCTTCTCGGCGCTGGCGTTCAAGCTGATGACTGACCCCTACGTCGGGCAGTTGACCTTTATCCGCGTCTATTCCGGCGTGCTGAAAAAAGGCGACGCGGTGTACAACCCGGTGAAAGGCAAAAAAGAGCGCATCGGCCGCATCGTGCAGATGCAGGCCAATGACCGGCTGGAAGTGGACGAGCTGCGGGCAGGCGATATCGCCGCCTGCGTCGGGCTTAAAGACGTGACCACCGGCGATACCCTGACCGATCCGGCGGCGGTGATCACTCTTGAGCGCATGGAGTTCCCGGACCCGGTGATCTCGCTGGCCATTGAGCCGAAGACCAAAGCGGATCAGGAAAAAATGGGTATTGCCCTGCAACGACTGGCTTCGGAAGATCCGTCGTTCCGTCTGCACACCGACGAAGAGTCCGGGCAGACCATTATTTCCGGTATGGGCGAGCTGCATCTCGAGATCATTGTTGACCGCATGAAACGTGAATTCGGCGTTGAGGCGAACATCGGTCGCCCGCAGGTGACCTACCGCGAAACGCTGCGCAAAACGGTGAAAGAGGTGGAAGGCAAGTTTGTGCGCCAGTCCGGCGGCAAAGGCCAGTATGGTCATGTGGTGCTGACGCTGGAACCCCAGGAAGCGGGCAAGGGCTTCGTTTTTGAAGACGCCACCAAAGGCGGCGTGGTACCACGGGAATACATTCCGTCGGTGGAAAAGGGCATCCGTGAAGCGCTGAATAATGGGGTGCTGGCGGGCTATCCGGTGGTGGACGTGAAAGTGACGCTGACCTTTGGCTCCTATCACGACGTCGACTCTTCGGAGATGGCGTTCCGCATGGCGGCGATTTTCGGCTTTAAGGAGGGGGCGAAACGCGCTGATCCGGCGATCCTCGAACCGATGATGCATGTCGAGGTGGAAACGCCGGAAGAGTACGCCGGTAATATCATGGGCGATCTCAGCTCCCGGCGCGGTCTGGTGCAGGGCATGGAAGAGCGTTTCGGCAGCCAGATCATCCGCGCCGATGTGCCGCTGGCGGAAATGTTCGGCTACGCCACCACGCTGCGCTCAATGTCACAGGGACGGGCGACTTACAGCATGGAGTTCCACCACTATGCTGAAGCGCCGCGCAACGTGGCGGAGGCGATTATCGCCAGCCGCGCGAAGTGA
- a CDS encoding glutathione S-transferase family protein, translated as MLKILGKTTSINVRKVLWTCEEIKMDYLQEDYGSGFTPTETDEFRALNPNAMVPVIIDDDFVLWESNSICRYLVRKAGRDDLLPGEPRASADVERWMDWQATEFNNAWRYVFPALGRRDPAFNDPAAIAAGINQWNHCIGILEQQLQRTHHWVTGETFTLADVVLGLSVNRWKMTPFAKPDVPAIEAWFARLNERPAFLRHGNNGML; from the coding sequence ATGCTGAAAATACTGGGCAAAACGACATCCATTAACGTGCGCAAAGTGCTGTGGACCTGCGAAGAAATCAAAATGGACTATCTGCAGGAAGATTACGGCAGCGGATTTACCCCGACGGAAACGGATGAGTTCCGCGCCCTGAACCCGAATGCCATGGTGCCGGTGATCATTGACGACGATTTTGTGCTGTGGGAATCAAATTCCATCTGCCGTTATCTGGTGCGCAAAGCCGGGCGTGACGACCTGTTGCCCGGCGAACCGCGTGCCAGCGCGGATGTCGAGCGCTGGATGGACTGGCAGGCGACGGAGTTTAATAACGCCTGGCGCTATGTCTTCCCGGCGCTGGGGCGCAGGGATCCGGCCTTTAACGATCCGGCAGCCATTGCCGCAGGCATTAACCAGTGGAACCACTGTATCGGCATTCTTGAACAGCAATTACAGCGCACTCATCACTGGGTGACGGGCGAGACCTTTACCCTGGCCGATGTGGTGCTCGGGCTGTCGGTAAACCGCTGGAAAATGACGCCGTTCGCAAAGCCTGATGTGCCAGCCATTGAAGCCTGGTTCGCGCGGCTCAATGAACGTCCGGCGTTTTTACGCCATGGCAATAACGGGATGCTATGA
- a CDS encoding helix-turn-helix domain-containing protein — translation MGRTLTQILAQENPDVVANAEAQAADILLNIHLAELREKVRKTQNDMAQALGVKQPTVAGMEKPGRDLKLSSLKRYVEAAGGKLRLDIELPDGSHYGFSL, via the coding sequence ATGGGAAGAACGCTGACGCAAATTCTGGCGCAGGAAAATCCTGACGTCGTGGCAAACGCCGAAGCGCAGGCGGCGGACATTCTGCTTAATATTCATCTTGCCGAGCTGCGTGAAAAAGTGCGCAAAACCCAGAATGACATGGCGCAGGCGCTGGGCGTCAAACAGCCAACGGTGGCTGGCATGGAGAAACCAGGTCGCGATTTAAAACTTTCATCGTTAAAACGCTACGTTGAGGCGGCGGGCGGTAAGCTGCGTCTGGATATTGAGCTGCCCGACGGTTCTCATTATGGCTTCAGTCTCTGA
- a CDS encoding GFA family protein — protein MTDKIAGRCHCGTVRFAVELSDGFNTIRRCNCSLCRMRGAVAVSAQLAGLEILSGKDVLTEYRFNTRQAAHYFCSICGIYTFHQRRSNPEQYGINVACLEGVSPFDFETVQVMDGITHPADGGGGVAGILRFNKLGT, from the coding sequence ATGACTGATAAAATTGCAGGGCGTTGTCATTGCGGAACAGTGCGATTCGCCGTTGAATTATCCGATGGCTTTAATACGATTCGCCGGTGCAACTGCTCTTTATGCCGGATGCGGGGGGCGGTGGCTGTCTCCGCTCAGCTCGCAGGACTGGAGATATTAAGCGGCAAAGACGTCTTAACCGAATACCGTTTTAATACCCGACAAGCGGCGCATTATTTTTGCTCCATCTGTGGCATTTATACCTTCCATCAACGGCGATCTAATCCTGAGCAGTATGGCATCAACGTTGCCTGTCTGGAGGGGGTATCTCCCTTTGATTTTGAAACCGTGCAAGTGATGGACGGTATTACTCATCCTGCCGATGGCGGTGGTGGGGTGGCGGGTATTCTTAGATTTAATAAATTAGGAACATGA
- a CDS encoding type II toxin-antitoxin system RelE/ParE family toxin has protein sequence MWVIETTDRFDTWYSMQNETDRECILASLLVLRAKGPQLARPYADTIKGSRYANMKELRIQSRGDPIRAFFAFDVMRTGIVLCAGSKVGNEKRFYDVMLPLAEQEYAEHLKKINRKG, from the coding sequence ATGTGGGTAATTGAAACAACGGACAGATTCGATACCTGGTACAGCATGCAAAATGAAACCGATCGGGAATGCATTCTGGCGTCGCTGCTGGTGTTGAGGGCGAAAGGGCCGCAGCTGGCCAGGCCTTATGCAGACACCATCAAAGGTTCACGCTACGCCAATATGAAGGAGCTGCGTATCCAGAGTCGCGGCGATCCGATCCGTGCTTTTTTTGCCTTCGATGTTATGCGCACCGGGATCGTCCTGTGCGCAGGCAGTAAGGTGGGCAATGAGAAACGCTTTTATGATGTGATGCTGCCGCTTGCCGAACAAGAGTATGCCGAACATCTGAAAAAAATTAACCGTAAGGGGTAA